A genomic region of Metopolophium dirhodum isolate CAU chromosome 1, ASM1992520v1, whole genome shotgun sequence contains the following coding sequences:
- the LOC132933915 gene encoding sorting nexin-14-like — MKDILDLLTDDRIVNYGLVAISCVLLFNLFVWGCLSFIIVIIAIACGYYMFDYALKYQNLNTTSGSENIFDKTKIYKCNNCKNCISSEIHLKCLNQETPWKGLLIPEQIDSSIDKLLSKIIKVYIENWYDNISNDPHFIKEIKQVIRFATSVLLKRFLQLDLEDIVLYKVIPICLSHIRHCQRMEKGETIAYHYAISNRKVEIMYLKKVSSSLLPFIIRQTDLQCTIFYTLVRELISLWVLLPISDVICNPTNIAFTWSKLSKSSLISTNATCKDKRVEFLSKFIAENQNDPVQLEMRSIFKDSTILSAFTAFLKRKGAVHLLQFCLDVDQFNKRMLKPEISSQELDMLYRDAWDIFSVYFSSHSPDCISFDPELVSQLRKVLSKDVIKLQNSKPLYQAYEQTYSILQNSYWTEFHNSDEYFSWICGPRNIPEAGSSQESSNNEKKNHASKLSRKLNRIKGAMKSSTIYDGQFDSLSSECDPEYGEDLSVDSEIINGERDLSTWKVTDVTSAMKLESGSNGGQSLVFFITVETVKNDLIKQWCVERRLADFYTLKSKLTEFHGVFVDARLPSRRILLQKTENNDIYMQFLNQLLQKPELRGSDLLHIFLTSIDNFEDSESAIGRLLRKSMPMALRKERGQNLESFISIFMASIETKLKQRYEWKDLSEHPPERKFKIAENPIFGNNLNVIKDENQTTLEEISEQIKFPYTPINCIIFFGVHVYNMSNAVVRLILAIQSICGNIVDSIIQRYISLRIVRSITPSKISNVIELLENLLFPGDDAPQKTDHQISAEHLKLLNSSVFFPLYMCLYQCTQNSVMNKQLFYRLLDVLLAEMFPELRTQLNEQL; from the exons ATGAAAGACATCCTCGACCTGTTGACAGATGACAGGATTGTTAACTATGGCCTAGTGGCCATTAGCTGTGTACTTCTGTTCAATTTATTTGTATGGGG ATGTTTGAGTttcatcattgttattattgcgATCGCTTGTGGATATTACATGTTTGATTATGCCCTTAA ataccaaaatttaaataccaccTCTGGATCAGAGAATATATTTGAtaagactaaaatatataagtgtaaTAATTGCAAAAACTGTATTTCATCTgagatacatttaaaatgtctaaatcAAGAAACACCATGGAAAGGATTATTAATACCGGAACAAATTGATTCTTCAATagataaa ttattatcaaaaatcataaaggtatatatagaaaattggtatgataatatttcaaatgatcCACATTTTATAAAGGAAATTAAGCAAGTTATACGATTTGCAACAAGTGTATTGCTTAAAAGATTTTTACAA ttgGATTTAGAAGATATTGTGCTGTATAAAGTAATTCCAATATGTTTATCCCATATAAGGCACTGCCAAAGAATGGAAAAGGGTGAAACAATTGCATATCATTATGCCATCAGTAATCGTAAAGTTGAGATTATGTACCTTAAAAAAGTATCTTCAAGTTTACTGCCATTCATAATACGACAAACTGATCTTCAATGCAC gatattttatactttagtgCGAGAACTTATTTCACTTTGGGTATTATTACCAATATCTGATGTAATATGTAACCCAACCAACATTGCTTTTACTTGGTCAAAATTATCTAAATCATCACTTATTTCAACAAATGCAACATGTAAAGATAAACGAGTTGAATTTTTATCAAAGTTTATAGCTGAAAATCAAAATGATCCTGTACAACTTGAAATGCGTAGTATATTTAAAGATTCAACTATTTTATCTGCATTTACAGCTTTTTTGAAACGAAAAGGTGCTGTGCATTTGTTACAATTTTGTTTAGATGTTGATCAGTTTAACAAGCGCATGTTAAAACCGGAAATATCATCTCAAGAACTTGACATGCTTTATCGAGATGCTTGGGATATTTTTTCTGTATATTTTAGTTCCCATTCACCAGATTGCATAAGTTTTGATCCTGAGTTAGTCAGTCAACTAAGAAAAGTTTTATCCAAGGATGTTATTAaacttcaaaattcaaaaccacTATATCAAGCCTATGAACAAACATATTCTATCTTACAAAATAGTTACTGGACAGAGTTTCATAATTCTGATGAATATTTTTCTTGGATATGTGGACCACGTAATATTCCAGAGGCTGGTTCATCACAAGAATcgtcaaataatgaaaaaaaaaatcatgcttCTAAGCTTAGTCGCAAATTAAATAGGATTAAAGGAGCTATGAAGTCAAGTACTATTTATGATGGTCAATTTGATTCTTTATCTTCTGAATGTGATCCAGAGTATGGAGAAGATCTATCTGTTGATAGCGAAATCATTAATGGTGAAAGAGATTTAAGCACTTGGAAGGTAACTGATGTAACATCAGCTATGAAGTTGGAATCTGGATCCAACGGTGGTCAATCattggtattttttattacagtAGAGACTGTTAAGAATGATTTAATCAAACAATGGTGTGTAGAAAGAAGACTTGCTGACTTTTAcacattaaaatcaaaactaacTGAATTTCATGGAGTATTTGTGGATGCTCGATTACCTTCAAGAagaattttattacaaaaaacagaaaataatgaCATATATATGCAGTTTCTCAATCAACTATTACAGAAACCTGAGCTTAGGGGATCTGatttattgcatatatttttaacatccaTAGACAATTTTGAAGATTCTGAATCAGCCATTGGTAGATTGTTAAGGAAATCTATGCCGATGGCTTTGAGAAAAGAACGTGGACAAAATTTAGAATCTTTCATTTCTATTTTTATGGCTTCAATCGaaactaaattaaaacaaag GTATGAATGGAAAGATTTAAGTGAACATCCTCCTGaaaggaaatttaaaattgctGAAAATCCCATTTTTGGTAATaacttaaatgtaattaaagacGAAAACCAAACAACATTAGAAGAAATAtcagaacaaataaaatttcccTACACCCCAATTAactgcataattttttttggagtacatgtatacaatatgtCAAATGCTGTTGTCCGATTAATTTTGGCTATACAATCAATATGTGGTAATATTGTTGATTCTATTATACAGCGCTACATCAGTCTTCGTATCGTAAGATCGATTACCCCCTCTAAAATTTCAAACGTAATCGAACTATTAGAAA atCTTCTATTTCCCGGTGATGATGCACCACAAAAGACTGATCATCAAATTTCAgctgaacatttaaaactattgaatagTTCAGTTTTTTTTCCACTGTATATGTGTTTGTATCAATGTACACAAAATTCGGTGATGAATAAACAATTATTCTACAGACTTTTAGATGTTTTACTCGCGGAAATGTTTCCAGAACTACGAACACAACTTAACGAACAATTATGA